In Solanum lycopersicum chromosome 5, SLM_r2.1, the following are encoded in one genomic region:
- the LOC138348812 gene encoding uncharacterized protein has translation MRFGRKGKLSPRYVGTYEIIQRVSEVSYELVLPAELDFVHPVFHVSMLKKCLGDPASILPLEGLGVDEDLSYKEEPVEILDRQVKRLRNKEIATVKVLWRNHLVDGAMWEAEADMRSRYPHLFSF, from the coding sequence atgagatttggtagaaaagggaaactgagtccgaggtatgttgGGACATATGAGATCATACAGCGTGTGAGTGAGGTGTCCTATGAGTTAGTGTTGCCTGCGGAGCTAGATTTTGtccatccagtctttcatgtatccatgttaaagaagtgcctaggtgaccCAGCATCGATTCTACCTTTGGAAGGTTTGGGAGTGGATGAAGACTTGTCTTATAAGGAGGAACCagttgagatcttagacagacaggtcaagcggctgaggaacaaggagattgccacagtgaaggtattgtggagaaatcatcttgttgaTGGTGCTATGTGGGAGGCTGAGGCTGACATGAGATcccgctaccctcatcttttcagcTTTTGA